One genomic region from Candidatus Eisenbacteria bacterium encodes:
- a CDS encoding DUF2924 domain-containing protein — protein MRRNATPAEDTKRLADELAALSGLSYEVLKARWQDLFGAPLQARLSRRLLMYAIAYRMQEQVLGGLTPATRRKLARAAQDLAKGRAPTTPATTIKPGTRLLREWQGLVHEVIVLERGVQYRGRTWPSLSKVAREITGTRWSGPLFFGLKRRRDGRR, from the coding sequence ATGCGACGCAACGCGACACCGGCTGAGGACACGAAGCGTCTCGCGGACGAGCTGGCCGCGCTGTCGGGTCTCTCATATGAAGTGCTGAAGGCGCGCTGGCAGGATCTCTTCGGTGCGCCCCTCCAGGCGCGCCTCAGTCGCCGGCTATTGATGTACGCGATCGCCTATCGGATGCAGGAACAGGTGCTCGGCGGTCTCACGCCGGCCACCCGTCGCAAGCTCGCGCGCGCCGCGCAGGACCTTGCGAAAGGGCGCGCGCCTACTACGCCTGCGACGACGATCAAGCCCGGCACGCGCCTGCTTCGCGAGTGGCAGGGCCTGGTCCACGAGGTGATCGTCCTCGAGCGCGGCGTGCAGTATCGCGGGAGGACGTGGCCTTCGCTCTCGAAAGTCGCGCGCGAGATCACCGGCACACGTTGGTCGGGTCCGCTCTTCTTCGGCCTGAAGAGGCGCCGAGATGGCCGGCGCTGA
- a CDS encoding cytochrome P450, translated as MTAWRHLTNQIMHREPGELDASERHRRLGAELSATFNDLIDARRKQPQDDLISALLAVELEGEDGNPTHLSRQEVLGFCMLLGNAGHETTARLICNSAVTLARHPDQRSELADDPSLLSDAVEEFLRYDPPSQVQGRWSTRPVELHGATIPEDVRVLLLTGAAQRDPREYDEPDRFDIRRSIKRHLSFGFGQHLCLGKSLVRQECRVAFEELLARFPDCEIDEANLVWAHNNNVQGYAKVPMRL; from the coding sequence GTGACCGCGTGGCGCCACCTCACCAACCAGATCATGCATCGGGAGCCGGGTGAGCTCGACGCGAGCGAGCGCCACCGACGACTCGGGGCGGAGCTCTCCGCCACCTTCAACGATCTCATCGACGCGCGTCGCAAGCAGCCGCAGGATGATCTGATCAGTGCCCTCCTCGCAGTCGAGCTGGAGGGCGAGGACGGCAACCCGACCCATCTATCCAGGCAGGAGGTGCTCGGCTTCTGCATGCTGCTGGGCAACGCTGGCCACGAGACCACGGCTCGGCTCATCTGCAACAGCGCAGTCACGCTCGCCCGACATCCCGACCAGCGCAGCGAGCTGGCGGACGATCCCTCGCTGTTGTCGGACGCGGTCGAGGAGTTCCTCCGCTATGACCCGCCGTCGCAGGTGCAGGGACGCTGGAGTACGCGACCCGTCGAGCTGCACGGCGCCACCATTCCGGAGGATGTCCGCGTCCTGCTGCTCACCGGTGCAGCCCAGCGCGACCCACGCGAGTACGACGAGCCGGACCGCTTCGACATCCGTCGCTCGATCAAGCGGCACCTTTCGTTCGGCTTCGGCCAGCACTTGTGTCTGGGCAAGTCGCTGGTGCGCCAGGAATGCCGCGTGGCATTCGAAGAGCTGCTGGCCCGCTTCCCGGACTGCGAGATCGACGAGGCGAACCTCGTCTGGGCGCACAACAACAACGTGCAGGGCTATGCGAAGGTGCCGATGCGCCTGTAG